The Leptospirillum ferriphilum genome has a segment encoding these proteins:
- a CDS encoding NADH-quinone oxidoreductase subunit J, whose product MQMAMFGYFGAAIVISALFVVYFRNPIYSVMSLLTMFMHIAGLYVILEAEFLAGVQLLVYAGAILVLYLFVVMLLNVQSRGRFIQKQTPVVVGLGILGIVEVAALIFRTRFYPELPAIPHPGVPTLGNTETIGMVLYTQYLFPFEIASLVLLIALVGAIVLAKGKLKFR is encoded by the coding sequence ATGCAAATGGCCATGTTTGGTTATTTTGGGGCGGCGATCGTCATTTCCGCCCTTTTCGTTGTCTATTTTCGTAATCCGATTTATTCTGTCATGTCGCTGTTGACAATGTTTATGCACATCGCCGGCCTCTATGTCATTCTTGAGGCCGAATTTCTTGCTGGCGTGCAGCTTCTCGTTTATGCAGGAGCAATTCTCGTTTTATACCTCTTTGTCGTTATGTTGCTGAATGTCCAGAGTCGGGGGCGCTTTATCCAGAAACAAACACCGGTAGTGGTCGGTCTTGGGATTCTTGGTATTGTCGAAGTTGCAGCCCTTATTTTTCGTACTCGATTCTACCCCGAACTTCCTGCCATTCCGCATCCCGGGGTGCCCACCCTAGGCAATACGGAAACGATCGGGATGGTTCTTTACACACAATACCTCTTCCCGTTTGAAATCGCCTCGCTTGTACTTCTGATCGCTCTTGTGGGGGCGATCGTCCTTGCCAAAGGCAAGTTAAAGTTTCGCTAG
- the nuoK gene encoding NADH-quinone oxidoreductase subunit NuoK, with product MVPLSWYVALSSALFLIGLIGVLIRRNIVIVLLCVEIMLNAVNINFVAFSKYQHVIDAQIFVFFVITVAAAEVAVGLGIIIALFRLRETINIDEFNILKL from the coding sequence ATGGTGCCATTGTCGTGGTATGTCGCATTGAGTTCAGCATTGTTTTTAATAGGACTTATAGGAGTCCTGATTCGCAGAAATATTGTTATTGTTCTCTTATGCGTCGAAATCATGCTGAATGCGGTGAATATCAATTTCGTTGCTTTCAGCAAATATCAGCATGTGATTGACGCGCAGATATTTGTTTTCTTTGTTATCACGGTAGCAGCGGCGGAAGTAGCGGTCGGTCTCGGAATCATCATTGCGCTTTTCCGGCTCCGGGAAACCATTAACATTGACGAATTCAATATTCTCAAACTCTAG
- the nuoH gene encoding NADH-quinone oxidoreductase subunit NuoH: MLNDLASAVIVIVAVLFVLLTTIAYLTYLERKVLSFMQDRLGPMEVGPWGLLQPLADGIKLVSKEDIIPTEANVAIFKIAPVISLVPAIISFAVIPFGKNSFHFLGITTHPYITDINIGILYVLALSSIGAYGIILGGWASNNKYSLLGALRSAAQVISYELNAGMSVIGVLLLAGSLSLVQVEAAQSGGFWHWYIFPQIVAFVIYLISGIAETNRTPFDLPEAESELVAGFFTEYSGMRFSLYYLAEYGNMVMVSCIATILFLGGWNSPLPFLDFVPPFVWFMLKVYFFLFFFFWIRATLPRLRYDQLMKFGWKVMLPLSFANVIVTAIVVYMVRR, from the coding sequence GTGCTGAATGATCTTGCCAGTGCTGTGATCGTCATTGTTGCAGTTTTATTTGTCCTTCTGACAACGATTGCTTACCTGACATATCTGGAGCGAAAGGTTCTCAGTTTCATGCAGGATCGTTTGGGCCCAATGGAAGTCGGGCCCTGGGGGCTTCTTCAGCCGCTTGCTGACGGAATCAAGCTTGTATCAAAAGAAGACATCATCCCAACGGAAGCCAATGTCGCGATCTTCAAGATCGCTCCGGTCATTTCCCTGGTTCCGGCAATCATCTCTTTTGCGGTCATTCCGTTTGGAAAGAATTCTTTTCATTTTCTGGGGATCACAACACATCCCTATATTACAGACATCAACATTGGCATTCTTTATGTTTTGGCTCTTTCTTCGATTGGTGCCTACGGGATTATTCTTGGGGGCTGGGCCTCCAACAATAAATATTCGCTACTGGGAGCTTTACGCTCTGCAGCACAGGTCATCAGTTATGAGTTGAATGCGGGAATGTCTGTTATCGGAGTCTTGCTTCTGGCGGGTTCTTTGTCCCTGGTTCAGGTTGAAGCAGCGCAGTCGGGAGGATTCTGGCACTGGTATATATTTCCCCAGATTGTCGCCTTTGTCATCTATCTGATTTCCGGGATCGCAGAAACAAACAGGACTCCTTTTGATCTGCCGGAGGCGGAATCGGAACTGGTAGCCGGATTCTTCACAGAATATTCAGGGATGAGATTTTCTCTCTATTATCTGGCTGAATACGGGAATATGGTCATGGTTTCATGTATTGCAACGATCCTGTTCCTGGGTGGATGGAATTCCCCGCTTCCTTTTCTGGACTTTGTTCCCCCGTTTGTCTGGTTTATGCTGAAAGTTTATTTTTTCCTTTTCTTTTTCTTTTGGATTCGGGCGACGTTACCTCGTCTAAGGTATGACCAATTGATGAAGTTTGGTTGGAAAGTTATGCTGCCTCTTTCATTCGCGAACGTCATCGTGACGGCGATTGTTGTTTATATGGTTCGGCGATAG
- the nuoI gene encoding NADH-quinone oxidoreductase subunit NuoI has protein sequence MTLKSLLKSVLFTEIMQGLKLTFTHMFKKKITVQYPHEKLELADGYRGFIVHRRYENGQERCVGCDLCEAICPAKAIRVVGDIHPEIPERRYAKEYTLDFTRCIFCGFCVVACPVNALSMTKEFAHSSFTREGLIYSKDQLLTLGDRCESESIAYLKVRNMWGAEDSGKDEGRYHFPPISATQSGG, from the coding sequence ATGACACTCAAATCTTTGCTGAAAAGTGTCCTCTTTACAGAGATTATGCAGGGTCTGAAGCTCACTTTCACCCATATGTTCAAGAAAAAAATAACTGTCCAGTATCCTCATGAGAAGCTTGAGCTGGCCGATGGGTATAGAGGATTTATCGTTCACCGGAGGTATGAAAATGGACAGGAACGTTGTGTCGGGTGCGACCTCTGCGAAGCCATCTGTCCGGCAAAGGCAATCCGTGTTGTCGGAGACATTCATCCCGAAATTCCGGAAAGACGATATGCCAAAGAATATACCCTTGATTTTACCCGGTGCATTTTTTGTGGGTTCTGTGTGGTTGCCTGTCCGGTCAATGCCTTGTCCATGACGAAGGAGTTTGCGCATTCTTCCTTTACCAGGGAAGGGTTGATCTATTCAAAAGACCAGCTTCTCACTTTGGGAGACCGATGTGAGTCTGAGTCCATTGCATATTTGAAAGTCAGGAATATGTGGGGTGCGGAAGATTCCGGAAAAGACGAAGGTCGCTACCATTTTCCCCCCATTTCAGCCACTCAATCCGGAGGATAG
- a CDS encoding molybdopterin-dependent oxidoreductase: MAKVTVNGIEVDVDPSYTILKAAEKAGISIPTFCYHPRMDPAGSCRICAVELEDSKRVVMSCVTPVSDGMKVLTESPKIHDARKTNLELLLLHHPLDCPVCDCGGECPLQNMSFAYGATESRFESHRNDEPEDLKSDVLVFNANRCILCGKCVRICDEIQDVHAIGFINRGFDTIIGPPLGKKLDCEFCGDCLEVCPTGAITDHFVRYKFRPWQLEQHQTTCTNCASGCQMHVETENESIVRVTSKEGLGPNEGSICVVGRFGFNHVQTPQRFDTPYMRVEHRLVPASWEELLPELGNRLNAIRRKGTDRVAGLISPRVSLEDAYAFQSFFRKVLKSNMIDTGARYGFMNAALPIVEATGTLRPLVDHEDLLKAKVILLIGTDPVAESNITGLFLKRAARKNRARLYVVDSEAITLSNRASDHIRVNPGGESLFVSVLSEEIVSGGNLTSEWLTRKEELFKNWNVDPGAYQRLVHDLKTAETGVLVTGRKMFRNEKANQSIKNMMKMIGSLGWMEREGCGILPIPETANDLGVLMMGATFEWLPGLLDARNESSRKKWESAWGTSLSYGSGGGLGQILQGIEEGKINALITIGENPIGHFPSGSKVRQILGKLDLIVSLDMFQNELVDMAHFVLPASSSFERVGHFVSVEGFVQKSVQTMAHWGESLPDWEILEKISHAMGSPMGFDSAESVMQEILRFLPDLSPSTRNGEHFVGKTGDIHLVNPLSPSSLLPNVEEKVNGSVSRRKIAEVPAHKANRSSVSARFASWNEKDKPVLCESGLIPGEGEFIFSMTKSLFHSGKMTLQDPNLKKIQSEGKLRINRQTARKRKIKKGEKITLSSAYGRCSFIVEPSPMVSEFELLFPEHFADSQVLALFPPEIALSPETGTPTTRRIRVSLSNETVS, translated from the coding sequence ATGGCAAAAGTTACGGTAAACGGCATAGAGGTTGACGTCGATCCTTCCTATACGATTTTGAAGGCTGCGGAAAAAGCCGGGATCTCGATTCCGACTTTCTGTTATCACCCGAGAATGGATCCGGCCGGGTCTTGCCGAATCTGTGCCGTTGAGCTTGAGGATTCTAAAAGGGTCGTCATGTCCTGTGTGACCCCCGTTTCAGATGGAATGAAGGTTCTGACCGAATCCCCAAAAATTCATGACGCGAGAAAGACCAATCTTGAATTGCTCCTTTTGCACCATCCGCTTGATTGTCCGGTTTGTGACTGCGGTGGAGAATGTCCTCTGCAGAATATGTCTTTTGCTTATGGGGCGACAGAAAGTCGCTTTGAGTCGCACAGAAATGATGAACCGGAAGATCTGAAGAGTGATGTTTTGGTTTTCAATGCCAATCGCTGCATCCTTTGCGGTAAGTGTGTCCGGATCTGTGATGAAATCCAGGACGTTCATGCTATCGGCTTTATCAATCGCGGATTTGATACGATCATTGGACCACCGCTTGGGAAAAAGCTGGATTGTGAATTTTGCGGAGACTGCCTGGAGGTCTGTCCGACAGGCGCAATCACAGATCATTTTGTCCGTTACAAGTTCCGTCCCTGGCAGCTCGAACAGCATCAGACCACCTGCACGAACTGTGCGTCAGGTTGTCAGATGCATGTGGAAACAGAAAATGAATCGATCGTTCGGGTGACCAGCAAGGAAGGTCTTGGCCCCAATGAAGGGTCAATCTGTGTTGTTGGTCGTTTCGGATTTAACCATGTTCAGACCCCTCAACGATTTGACACGCCTTATATGCGTGTAGAGCACCGATTGGTTCCTGCGTCCTGGGAAGAACTTCTCCCGGAACTTGGAAATCGGCTGAATGCCATTCGACGTAAAGGAACTGACCGTGTAGCAGGCTTGATTTCACCCAGGGTGTCTCTTGAAGACGCATACGCATTTCAGTCTTTTTTCCGGAAAGTTCTGAAGTCGAACATGATTGACACGGGAGCGCGTTACGGTTTCATGAACGCAGCACTTCCCATTGTGGAAGCGACAGGAACATTGCGGCCCCTGGTCGATCATGAAGATCTCCTCAAAGCCAAGGTCATCCTCCTGATCGGAACAGACCCCGTTGCAGAGTCCAATATTACCGGACTGTTTTTGAAGCGTGCTGCCAGGAAGAATCGGGCCAGACTCTATGTTGTTGATTCCGAAGCGATCACTCTGTCAAACCGGGCCAGTGATCATATCCGCGTGAATCCCGGCGGGGAAAGTCTCTTCGTGAGCGTTCTTTCTGAAGAAATTGTTTCGGGCGGCAACCTTACCAGCGAATGGTTAACCCGGAAGGAAGAACTGTTCAAGAACTGGAACGTGGATCCGGGAGCCTATCAAAGACTGGTGCATGATTTGAAAACTGCCGAAACCGGAGTCCTCGTGACTGGCAGGAAGATGTTCCGCAATGAGAAGGCAAACCAATCCATAAAGAACATGATGAAGATGATCGGTTCTTTGGGATGGATGGAAAGAGAAGGATGCGGCATTCTTCCCATCCCGGAAACAGCCAACGATCTGGGAGTCCTGATGATGGGCGCCACTTTTGAATGGCTTCCCGGGCTTTTGGATGCTCGAAATGAGTCTTCGCGGAAAAAGTGGGAAAGCGCATGGGGAACGAGTCTTTCTTACGGTTCCGGCGGAGGGCTCGGGCAGATTCTTCAGGGAATTGAAGAAGGTAAAATTAATGCCCTGATTACAATTGGGGAAAATCCGATTGGTCATTTCCCGTCCGGATCGAAAGTTCGTCAGATCCTTGGGAAGCTTGACCTGATTGTTTCGCTCGATATGTTCCAGAACGAATTGGTTGATATGGCTCATTTCGTTCTGCCTGCATCAAGCTCATTTGAGAGAGTGGGGCACTTTGTAAGCGTTGAAGGGTTCGTTCAGAAATCTGTTCAGACCATGGCGCATTGGGGTGAGAGTTTACCCGATTGGGAAATTCTCGAGAAAATCTCCCATGCGATGGGAAGTCCTATGGGATTTGATTCTGCTGAAAGTGTGATGCAGGAAATTCTCCGGTTTCTGCCCGATCTTTCTCCATCGACAAGAAATGGAGAACATTTTGTCGGGAAAACAGGGGATATTCATCTTGTGAATCCTCTTTCTCCTTCTTCTCTTCTGCCTAATGTAGAAGAAAAGGTTAACGGAAGCGTTTCACGAAGAAAGATTGCTGAGGTTCCCGCCCATAAAGCAAATCGTAGCTCTGTTTCTGCACGCTTTGCCTCGTGGAATGAAAAAGATAAACCTGTATTGTGCGAGAGTGGGCTTATTCCCGGAGAGGGAGAGTTTATTTTTTCCATGACGAAATCTCTTTTTCACTCAGGGAAGATGACCCTTCAGGATCCGAATTTGAAAAAAATCCAGTCAGAAGGTAAACTCCGCATCAACCGTCAGACAGCCCGGAAAAGAAAAATCAAAAAAGGAGAAAAGATTACGCTCAGTTCTGCCTATGGCCGTTGCTCTTTTATTGTGGAACCCTCGCCGATGGTTTCTGAATTTGAGCTCCTCTTTCCGGAACATTTTGCAGACTCTCAAGTTCTGGCGCTCTTTCCTCCCGAGATAGCGTTATCTCCTGAGACTGGAACTCCGACTACCCGCCGGATCAGGGTTTCGTTGTCAAATGAGACTGTCAGCTAG